From the Teredinibacter turnerae T7901 genome, one window contains:
- a CDS encoding RICIN domain-containing protein — translation MRPILIFRLLMLVVFSSMCFRGYALEDGIYVIKSKISDKPIEVADASLSEGANIQQWSDNNGSHQRWQISSVGEGIYSIVNANSGMAMEVYNFDTTDGANIVQWTYWAGETQHWYINDLGNGYSSIVNVYSDKSLDLYNFDTSDGANIAQWTHWGGDPQQWVLSPVVMPPDTLVIEENNAGFCRVDGSIDSNNMGFTGSGFANTDNQVGTGVEWAINVSTAGTYSFEWRFSNGSAAARPGALTVDGALVASVSFPTTGSWSSWAASETSTTWLSQGYHFVRLEATANAGLANIDSLSITGASLSAEVCDFGSTPTPTPPPEDIVFATPSLNSISVHDPSVIAAEGQFYIFGSHLSVARSVDMQNWVRVADGVNAQNPIFNNVVNELQEALSWAETNTLWAPDVASVNGRYLMYYNACRGDSPLSALGIASASNVGGPYTNQGIILRSGMWGQPSADGTTYNANVHPNVVDPAVFFDQNGRLWMMYGSYSGGIFIMQLDPSTGFPYGGQGYGKHLLGGNHARIEGAYVIYSPETGFYYMFSSYGGLSADGGYNIRVSRSANPEGPYYDSNGTNMASVKGAAGTVFDDASIAPHGVKLMGNYVFSGSNDTLGYVSPGHNSAWRDPATGQYFLLFHTRFPGRGEQHAVRVHEFFFNENGWPVVSPLRYAKKVDVNNSNRSFDQLQAVYAPEVPGTYQLINHGKDISAVIKQSTDIQLNSGGSISGGASGSWSYSQGERAISLVIDGTRYSGAVSRQWNQVRSRFEVTFSALSNDGTAVWGIRSN, via the coding sequence ATGAGACCAATACTGATTTTCCGTTTGCTGATGTTAGTAGTGTTTTCTTCCATGTGTTTTAGAGGTTATGCACTGGAAGATGGGATCTACGTAATTAAATCTAAAATATCTGACAAGCCGATCGAGGTGGCTGACGCCAGCCTGTCGGAGGGCGCAAATATCCAGCAGTGGTCTGACAACAATGGAAGTCATCAGCGCTGGCAGATCTCCAGCGTTGGTGAAGGAATATATTCTATTGTTAATGCCAACAGCGGTATGGCGATGGAAGTGTATAACTTTGATACCACCGATGGTGCGAACATTGTTCAGTGGACATATTGGGCTGGTGAAACCCAGCACTGGTACATCAACGATCTTGGGAATGGTTACTCAAGCATCGTTAATGTTTATTCCGATAAATCGCTTGATTTATATAATTTTGATACGAGCGATGGAGCCAATATTGCTCAATGGACTCATTGGGGCGGCGACCCACAGCAATGGGTTCTTAGCCCGGTTGTTATGCCGCCTGATACGCTGGTTATTGAAGAAAATAACGCGGGATTTTGTCGCGTTGATGGAAGCATCGATAGTAACAATATGGGTTTTACCGGAAGCGGATTTGCAAACACCGACAATCAGGTTGGTACAGGCGTAGAGTGGGCAATCAACGTTTCAACTGCCGGTACCTATAGTTTTGAATGGCGATTTTCCAACGGCAGCGCCGCGGCACGGCCTGGAGCCTTAACAGTTGATGGTGCCTTAGTTGCCAGCGTAAGTTTTCCAACTACGGGCTCTTGGTCGTCTTGGGCAGCTAGCGAAACCTCAACAACCTGGTTGAGCCAGGGCTACCATTTTGTTCGGTTGGAAGCGACTGCAAATGCAGGGTTGGCGAACATCGACAGCTTGAGTATAACAGGCGCAAGTCTGAGTGCTGAAGTTTGCGATTTTGGCAGCACGCCTACGCCAACCCCACCACCTGAAGACATTGTTTTTGCTACGCCCAGTTTAAACTCCATTTCGGTACATGATCCTTCAGTAATCGCGGCAGAGGGACAGTTTTATATTTTTGGTAGTCATCTTAGCGTTGCGCGCAGTGTAGATATGCAAAACTGGGTGCGTGTAGCGGATGGCGTGAATGCGCAAAATCCGATTTTTAACAATGTCGTTAACGAGCTGCAGGAAGCGCTAAGCTGGGCGGAAACTAACACCTTGTGGGCGCCAGATGTCGCTAGTGTAAACGGCCGCTATTTAATGTATTACAACGCTTGCCGTGGAGATTCACCGCTCTCTGCGTTGGGAATTGCTAGTGCATCCAATGTAGGGGGGCCTTACACAAATCAAGGGATAATTCTGCGGTCCGGCATGTGGGGGCAACCGAGTGCAGATGGCACAACCTACAACGCGAATGTCCATCCGAATGTCGTCGATCCTGCAGTATTTTTCGATCAGAACGGGCGCCTCTGGATGATGTACGGTTCTTATTCTGGTGGCATATTTATTATGCAGCTCGATCCATCCACGGGCTTCCCTTATGGTGGGCAAGGTTACGGCAAGCATTTGCTGGGCGGTAATCATGCAAGGATTGAAGGAGCTTATGTCATCTATAGCCCGGAAACCGGATTTTATTATATGTTTTCGAGTTACGGCGGACTGTCTGCAGATGGTGGCTATAATATCCGCGTCTCTCGCTCAGCCAATCCGGAGGGCCCCTATTACGATTCGAACGGCACAAACATGGCTAGTGTAAAAGGGGCTGCGGGAACCGTATTTGACGACGCCAGTATTGCTCCCCACGGCGTAAAATTAATGGGTAACTATGTGTTCTCCGGTAGCAACGACACTTTGGGTTACGTCTCTCCTGGGCACAATTCCGCATGGCGTGACCCGGCAACAGGGCAGTACTTTTTACTCTTTCATACCCGATTTCCCGGCCGTGGTGAGCAGCACGCTGTTCGTGTTCACGAATTCTTTTTTAATGAAAACGGCTGGCCTGTCGTGTCGCCATTGCGCTACGCGAAAAAAGTAGATGTAAATAACAGTAACCGAAGCTTTGATCAATTGCAGGCAGTTTATGCTCCGGAAGTTCCCGGCACCTATCAGCTGATAAATCACGGTAAGGATATTTCTGCGGTGATAAAACAGTCTACGGATATTCAATTAAACAGCGGCGGATCGATCAGTGGTGGCGCGAGTGGCAGTTGGAGTTACTCCCAAGGCGAGCGTGCTATTTCGTTAGTGATCGATGGTACGCGCTATTCAGGCGCCGTGAGCCGCCAATGGAATCAGGTACGCAGCCGCTTCGAAGTTACATTTAGCGCATTATCCAATGATGGGACTGCGGTGTGGGGCATTCGCTCCAATTAA
- a CDS encoding gluconate 5-dehydrogenase, translated as MSTALFNLEGKVALVTGATHGLGMAMGKGLAKAGATLVINGHSSQEKIDSALEDYRNHGINALGYRFDVTNETQVADALEAIEKDVGPVDILVNNAGIIRRTPLLEMPIEEWELVLKTDLTGVFTMTRPVAKSMIGRGKGKIINICSMMSELGRNSVGAYAAAKGGLKMLTRNMATEWAKYNIQVNGIGPGYFATSQTAPIRVDGNPMNEFIISRTPAGKWGDPDDLQGATIFLASDASNFVTGQILYVDGGILATIGRPANED; from the coding sequence ATGAGCACGGCGCTTTTTAATCTCGAAGGTAAGGTAGCCCTTGTCACGGGCGCGACTCACGGGTTGGGCATGGCCATGGGAAAAGGCCTCGCCAAGGCAGGAGCGACACTTGTCATTAATGGTCATTCCTCTCAGGAAAAGATCGATAGTGCACTTGAGGATTATCGCAATCACGGCATCAATGCGCTCGGTTACCGTTTTGACGTAACCAACGAAACGCAAGTTGCAGACGCCCTTGAGGCTATTGAAAAGGACGTTGGACCTGTTGATATCCTGGTAAATAACGCAGGCATTATTCGCCGAACCCCCCTTTTGGAAATGCCAATAGAAGAATGGGAGCTTGTATTAAAAACGGATTTAACGGGCGTTTTTACCATGACGCGACCGGTAGCCAAAAGCATGATCGGCAGAGGCAAGGGGAAGATTATTAACATCTGCTCCATGATGAGTGAGTTGGGGCGAAACTCGGTAGGCGCATATGCTGCAGCAAAAGGCGGCCTGAAAATGCTAACCCGCAACATGGCGACAGAATGGGCGAAGTACAATATTCAGGTTAACGGCATTGGTCCCGGTTATTTCGCTACCAGCCAGACCGCACCTATTCGCGTAGATGGTAACCCGATGAACGAGTTTATCATCAGCCGCACACCGGCAGGCAAATGGGGAGACCCCGATGACCTGCAAGGCGCAACCATTTTTCTCGCATCAGACGCAAGTAATTTTGTTACCGGGCAAATTCTCTATGTGGATGGAGGAATCCTGGCGACAATCGGCAGGCCGGCAAACGAAGACTAA
- the kduI gene encoding 5-dehydro-4-deoxy-D-glucuronate isomerase, whose translation MTISIEERFAVHKNDYKNYDTSKLREHFLIESVFKPNEICLTYTHYDRIIVGGIYPVDSVLHLESVDQLKSDAFLARRELAAINIGGEGIVTVDGEKYTIAAKEAIYIGKGAQQVSFASTTASDPAKFYMNSAPAHQQFPTKKVGKSDANVLSLGDATTCNEREIYQLVIGGVVETCQLQMGMTELKPGSIWNTMPMHTHSRRMEAYFYFNLPEEHAVCHFMGPADETRHIWVGNEQAVVSPPWSMHSGVGTANYTFIWGMAGENLDYTDMDFHNPADLK comes from the coding sequence ATGACCATATCCATTGAAGAGCGGTTCGCCGTCCACAAAAACGATTACAAAAACTACGATACAAGCAAGCTCCGGGAACACTTTCTCATCGAATCTGTGTTCAAGCCAAATGAAATTTGCCTTACCTACACACACTACGACCGAATTATTGTTGGCGGCATCTATCCAGTAGATAGCGTGCTCCATCTGGAATCTGTCGATCAATTAAAATCCGACGCGTTCCTTGCCCGCCGCGAACTCGCGGCAATCAATATTGGCGGTGAAGGCATCGTGACAGTTGACGGAGAGAAATACACAATTGCCGCGAAAGAGGCCATTTATATCGGCAAAGGAGCGCAGCAAGTGAGCTTTGCCAGCACAACTGCCAGCGATCCAGCAAAGTTTTATATGAACTCAGCCCCGGCGCACCAGCAATTCCCCACCAAAAAAGTGGGCAAATCAGATGCGAATGTATTGTCGCTCGGGGATGCCACCACCTGTAACGAACGCGAAATTTATCAGCTCGTTATAGGCGGCGTCGTGGAGACGTGCCAGTTGCAAATGGGTATGACGGAGCTAAAGCCCGGCAGTATCTGGAATACCATGCCGATGCACACCCACAGTCGTCGCATGGAGGCTTATTTTTATTTTAATTTACCTGAAGAACACGCTGTGTGTCACTTTATGGGGCCCGCTGACGAGACTCGCCACATCTGGGTCGGTAACGAACAAGCGGTGGTATCACCACCCTGGTCCATGCATTCTGGTGTCGGCACAGCGAATTACACATTTATTTGGGGTATGGCTGGGGAAAACCTGGACTACACAGATATGGACTTTCACAACCCGGCAGACCTCAAATAA
- a CDS encoding glycoside hydrolase family 88 protein, whose amino-acid sequence MTKNWLKPFSIVSASLLMQSCMQQQTSLEQANTEQSPSIAVLAVANPSAFERLSEQIYLSFNELGIEGTHTLVVRDKKAQLPLDVIDKDGDGNEDGIVILVSLKSGAKKELVISRAAAPISRSDQKLTQAEISRKHGGDWNTHPKKPEFKAYDGGVFENVTQLTPPDFYTDHSNWIRYEGPGIESDKMAYRLYLDERNGFDVFGKTTPQPILQRVGLDGYESYHSMTEWGMDLLKVGDSLGAGGFGFWQNNQVQAAIPAETRTATIRNNTNTYSSFSIDYQNVHIGQNQLNISALLSMQAGSELVHTQLAMSNASNDFVIGTVKHPNTELLLGDMNIPGDSFTYLASWGPQSLDGGQLGLAVLFRKRDFNKIVDDKKSYAAHMKTRGNQLDYYFVAVWDGETQEPIKSADQFDAFLKRETEKLTQPIRVRLQTSHTKETRAQISRQSAKAALHWSEWMADSELQRKTLKYRAGGWDTNRRRVPKFEYDIVGILPLAYARLGAAMNNPDYTDVLEKVTGSYIRSDGSIIAYSSENFNIDSVAPGRAVLALYNQTQLDNQAQKKKYKLAADQLREQLRNHPKTREGAFWHKKKYPGQLWLDGVYMGMPFLAEYTTLFEQGAALHEVVQEFILTRKYLRDEKTGLYYHAIDETRQQEWADPTTGLSSEFWGRGVGWLAMALVDTLEYLPADKPELTTPLQDMITELAGALVKYRDPDTGLWWQIMDKPNKRGNYLESSASAMFVYFFAKAVNRGYLPESYTNVATSAYDSLVKEFITVNADATISMTNQCLVAGLGFGRDGSYNYYMSEQIVADDPKGTAPFIMAGLEVAQIQKR is encoded by the coding sequence GTGACAAAAAACTGGCTTAAACCTTTTTCAATTGTCAGCGCATCGCTGTTAATGCAATCGTGTATGCAACAGCAAACATCACTGGAACAAGCGAATACCGAGCAATCCCCTAGCATTGCGGTCCTAGCGGTCGCCAACCCCTCGGCATTTGAGCGACTGTCAGAGCAGATTTACTTAAGTTTTAACGAATTGGGTATTGAAGGCACGCACACATTAGTCGTGCGAGATAAAAAAGCACAGCTCCCACTCGATGTTATCGATAAAGACGGAGACGGCAACGAAGATGGTATTGTTATTCTTGTCAGCCTGAAAAGTGGCGCAAAAAAAGAACTTGTAATTTCACGTGCTGCAGCCCCCATTTCTCGGAGCGACCAAAAATTAACGCAAGCGGAAATATCGAGAAAACACGGTGGAGATTGGAACACCCACCCCAAGAAACCCGAATTCAAAGCCTATGACGGCGGGGTGTTTGAAAACGTCACACAACTGACACCACCCGATTTTTATACGGATCATTCCAACTGGATACGATATGAAGGGCCGGGAATAGAATCCGACAAAATGGCGTACCGGCTCTACCTGGACGAGCGCAACGGTTTCGATGTATTCGGCAAAACCACCCCTCAACCGATTTTGCAACGTGTTGGGCTGGACGGTTATGAGTCCTACCACAGCATGACGGAATGGGGTATGGATCTGTTAAAGGTGGGCGATTCTCTTGGCGCGGGTGGATTTGGCTTCTGGCAAAATAACCAGGTGCAAGCAGCCATCCCCGCCGAAACACGCACCGCGACTATCCGCAACAATACGAACACCTATTCATCATTTTCTATCGACTATCAAAATGTTCACATTGGGCAAAATCAGCTCAATATTTCGGCGCTTCTTTCCATGCAAGCTGGTAGCGAATTGGTGCACACACAACTGGCGATGTCTAATGCTAGTAACGATTTTGTTATAGGCACTGTGAAACACCCCAATACAGAATTACTTCTGGGAGATATGAATATTCCAGGTGATAGTTTTACCTATCTCGCAAGTTGGGGGCCTCAGTCGCTCGACGGAGGCCAACTCGGCTTAGCTGTACTGTTTCGCAAGCGTGACTTTAACAAAATTGTTGACGATAAAAAATCTTACGCGGCACACATGAAAACTCGAGGTAACCAATTGGACTACTACTTTGTTGCGGTCTGGGATGGAGAAACCCAAGAGCCGATAAAATCTGCTGACCAATTCGATGCTTTTCTCAAGAGGGAAACAGAAAAGCTGACTCAACCTATTCGTGTGCGCCTGCAAACAAGCCATACCAAAGAGACCCGCGCACAAATATCCAGACAATCCGCAAAAGCGGCGTTGCATTGGAGCGAGTGGATGGCTGACTCAGAGCTGCAACGGAAAACGCTGAAATACCGCGCGGGGGGTTGGGATACCAATCGACGCCGCGTACCTAAATTTGAATACGATATTGTCGGAATTTTGCCCTTAGCTTATGCGCGATTGGGGGCGGCAATGAATAATCCAGACTATACCGACGTTCTTGAGAAAGTGACGGGGTCTTACATTCGCAGCGACGGCAGCATTATCGCCTACAGCTCCGAAAACTTTAATATCGACAGTGTAGCGCCCGGTCGAGCGGTACTCGCGTTGTACAATCAAACCCAGTTGGACAATCAAGCTCAAAAGAAAAAATACAAGTTGGCCGCTGATCAGTTGCGCGAGCAGCTGCGCAATCACCCAAAAACCCGCGAGGGCGCTTTCTGGCATAAGAAAAAATACCCAGGGCAACTCTGGTTGGACGGCGTATATATGGGTATGCCCTTTCTCGCAGAATATACTACTCTGTTCGAACAGGGCGCCGCACTACACGAAGTAGTACAGGAGTTCATCCTTACCCGTAAATATTTGCGGGATGAAAAAACCGGACTTTATTATCACGCGATTGACGAAACACGTCAGCAGGAATGGGCGGATCCTACGACAGGGCTCTCATCTGAATTTTGGGGCAGAGGCGTAGGTTGGCTGGCAATGGCGTTAGTAGATACGCTTGAATACCTGCCTGCCGATAAACCTGAGTTAACTACGCCACTTCAGGACATGATTACAGAGCTGGCGGGCGCTCTTGTAAAGTATCGCGATCCAGATACAGGTTTGTGGTGGCAAATTATGGATAAGCCCAATAAACGCGGCAACTACCTGGAATCCAGCGCATCGGCTATGTTTGTGTATTTTTTTGCGAAGGCGGTAAATCGTGGCTATTTACCCGAGAGCTACACAAATGTGGCCACTAGTGCCTACGATTCACTGGTGAAAGAATTTATAACGGTTAATGCTGACGCCACCATTAGCATGACCAACCAATGCCTGGTAGCGGGGCTCGGCTTCGGTCGGGATGGAAGCTACAACTACTATATGAGCGAGCAGATCGTTGCTGACGACCCAAAAGGTACAGCGCCTTTTATTATGGCGGGGCTTGAAGTGGCCCAAATACAGAAAAGATAG
- a CDS encoding TonB-dependent receptor gives MKPYAITPLAAAVAMSISTLSLAEEQALEEVYVTGFKASLKNSLATKQQANGVVDAIYAEDIADFPDNNLAESLQRIPGVAVSRAGGEGRQITVRGLGPDFTRVRINGMEAMSSTGGTDAVGGNNRGRSFDFNTFSSDLFSNLIVRKTNSGEVEEGSLGATVDLRTARPMDFDGFTLSVSAQAGYNDKSEEIDPKLSVLVSHHLTDTFGALFSVSYADRKIIDEGNSTVRWSNAEDFGSYQGDPDAAELEYLNGDDAPFHPRIPRYDSYTHTITRTGAALSLQWQPATSTEFVLDTLYSEHDATRREVFMQGVGNSTSTVADYDVRDYIVEGNTLVYADIANGSVQAEDRYDELNTTFNQITLHANHEFNDRLRINGLIGTAESEFKNPIQNTFISRADGVGFSWDYRGESDDVMLTFGDDAYTESAWALTGIRQRPQGTNNSFSNAAVDIEYDINAVFTVKGGISSKSFEFDSYQSRLSSENNHGVTIDGYLTTYDSGLGDGREWLIPDRKALLADYPILDDTGEWELIPRQPDTFGVTEDTTSAFVQLDFATSLNDMPFSGDIGLRKFNTSQSSTGWYDVNGDGEKEQIWVDHSYDDLLPSANFRLEAMENVVLRFSASEGIARAGLQSLKADQAVRVDGSARAITGGNPLLEPTKATSYDAGIELYLSDTAAMTLTVFKKEIDSHVQSLKDQRTPAELGIPDEEVVSQCEQAGQVTADCNSSLLFDRTVPLNGPGGDLHGFEWGFQTTFGAFGEFWENVGIIANYTYVKTQVAYLDSDGNIDVIADLTNLSDVTSSATLYYEDTHFSARLALVERSDYLTDPRGRNGNVQHGTYGTSNLDFSAAYTLNDHFKLTFDAVNLTNEADDQWVDVNDKRLSYYHETGTQVYLGAQYKF, from the coding sequence ATGAAGCCATATGCAATCACCCCCCTGGCCGCCGCGGTGGCTATGAGCATCAGCACCTTGAGTCTTGCCGAGGAACAAGCACTGGAGGAAGTTTATGTCACGGGGTTTAAAGCCTCGCTGAAGAACTCGCTGGCAACCAAACAACAGGCAAATGGCGTTGTAGATGCTATCTACGCTGAAGATATCGCCGATTTCCCCGACAACAACCTTGCAGAATCACTGCAGCGCATTCCCGGTGTCGCGGTGTCTCGCGCAGGTGGCGAGGGCCGACAGATTACGGTACGTGGCCTGGGGCCGGACTTTACCCGCGTACGCATTAATGGCATGGAAGCCATGTCCAGCACAGGTGGTACCGATGCGGTAGGCGGCAACAACCGCGGCCGGTCTTTCGATTTCAACACATTTTCTTCTGATTTATTTAGCAACCTGATCGTGCGAAAAACCAACTCAGGTGAAGTTGAGGAAGGCTCTCTGGGCGCGACGGTAGATTTGCGCACCGCCCGACCGATGGACTTTGATGGTTTCACCCTTTCAGTGTCTGCTCAGGCAGGCTACAACGACAAATCGGAAGAAATCGACCCCAAACTCTCCGTTTTGGTCAGCCACCATTTAACAGATACCTTCGGCGCCTTGTTTTCGGTGTCCTACGCTGATCGAAAAATTATCGATGAAGGCAACAGTACCGTACGCTGGTCCAACGCGGAAGATTTTGGTAGTTATCAGGGCGACCCGGATGCAGCGGAGCTTGAATACCTGAATGGCGACGACGCACCATTTCACCCACGGATTCCGCGCTACGATTCCTATACCCATACTATTACCCGCACCGGCGCCGCGCTGAGCTTGCAATGGCAACCAGCAACAAGCACTGAGTTCGTATTGGACACACTCTATTCTGAGCACGACGCGACACGCCGCGAAGTGTTTATGCAAGGCGTGGGCAACAGCACAAGCACCGTCGCCGATTATGATGTTCGCGATTACATCGTGGAAGGCAATACGCTGGTCTACGCTGATATCGCCAATGGCTCCGTACAGGCTGAAGACCGCTACGACGAACTTAACACCACATTCAATCAAATCACCTTGCATGCGAACCATGAATTTAATGATCGCTTGCGTATCAACGGGCTTATAGGAACCGCAGAATCCGAATTTAAAAACCCGATTCAAAACACATTTATCAGCCGCGCCGACGGCGTTGGTTTTAGCTGGGATTACCGCGGCGAAAGCGACGATGTTATGCTCACTTTTGGCGATGACGCTTACACCGAGTCCGCTTGGGCGCTGACCGGAATACGTCAGCGACCACAGGGAACCAACAACAGTTTCTCTAATGCTGCTGTCGACATCGAATATGATATCAACGCGGTGTTTACCGTTAAGGGTGGCATAAGCTCAAAATCGTTTGAATTCGATTCTTACCAATCCCGCCTTAGCTCCGAGAATAATCACGGCGTGACCATTGACGGCTACCTCACGACTTACGATTCAGGGCTGGGAGACGGCAGAGAGTGGCTTATCCCGGATCGCAAAGCACTGCTTGCCGATTACCCAATCCTGGATGACACCGGTGAATGGGAACTGATACCACGGCAACCAGATACATTCGGCGTAACCGAAGACACCACCTCCGCTTTTGTGCAACTTGATTTCGCCACCTCGCTAAACGATATGCCTTTTAGTGGTGACATCGGTTTGCGCAAATTTAACACCAGTCAATCGTCAACCGGCTGGTACGACGTCAACGGCGACGGCGAAAAAGAACAAATATGGGTCGATCACAGCTACGATGATTTACTGCCCTCAGCAAATTTCAGACTCGAAGCCATGGAAAATGTGGTGTTGCGATTCAGCGCGTCAGAAGGTATTGCGCGCGCAGGCCTGCAATCGTTAAAAGCGGACCAGGCAGTGCGCGTCGATGGTAGTGCCCGCGCAATCACGGGCGGGAACCCACTCCTTGAGCCCACTAAAGCCACCAGTTACGACGCAGGTATTGAACTCTACCTGAGCGATACCGCCGCCATGACGCTCACCGTATTTAAAAAAGAAATCGACAGTCACGTACAAAGTCTGAAGGACCAAAGAACACCCGCCGAACTTGGCATTCCCGATGAGGAAGTTGTCAGCCAGTGTGAACAGGCCGGGCAGGTTACCGCAGACTGTAACTCGTCATTACTGTTTGATCGCACAGTACCGCTCAACGGCCCGGGTGGCGACCTTCACGGCTTTGAGTGGGGCTTCCAAACCACATTTGGCGCATTCGGCGAATTCTGGGAAAACGTCGGTATTATTGCGAACTACACCTACGTTAAGACACAGGTCGCGTATCTCGATAGCGATGGCAATATCGATGTAATCGCCGACCTGACAAATCTGTCCGATGTCACTTCCAGCGCGACCTTGTACTACGAAGATACCCATTTCAGCGCGCGTCTCGCACTGGTAGAGCGCAGTGACTATCTCACCGATCCCCGCGGTCGCAACGGCAATGTTCAACACGGTACTTACGGCACCAGCAACCTGGATTTTTCTGCGGCCTACACGCTTAACGACCATTTCAAGCTCACGTTCGACGCAGTCAACCTTACCAACGAAGCTGATGACCAGTGGGTAGACGTCAACGATAAACGTCTTTCCTACTATCACGAAACCGGAACCCAAGTGTACTTGGGGGCACAGTATAAGTTTTAA
- a CDS encoding glycoside hydrolase family 28 protein, producing MKPITRRQLLQATAAFSLPGCHNLSSLSPPVDWATAQTIDTAVQPPVFPDRQFDIQHYGAVADGQSLSTGAINSAIIACHKAGGGRVLVPAGHYLTGAVHLLSNVELHLAENARLSFSRDPNDYLPAVFTRWEGVEYMGYSPLIYAYQAENIGITGTGVLDGSASEMHWWPWKGTSEWARPGFASQDNSRAQLFAQAEAGVPPRQRHYSDGHYLRPPFIQPYQCRNVLLEDVTIINAPFWLVHPVLCDNVTARRLHLQSLGPNSDGCNPESCRNVLIEHCFFDTGDDCIAIKSGRNADGRRLNIPSENIVIRHCEMRAGHGGVVIGSEISGGVRNVYAHDNRMSSPDLERGFRIKTNSVRGGLIENIYLRDIQIGQVKDAIVINFHYEEGDAGKFDPTVRNINLDNISCEHAQQVFQIRGFDRAPIKQLSITNSTFNRARSAGVIEHVDGLTLSGVSVNGKPYGAAT from the coding sequence ATGAAACCAATAACTCGCCGCCAACTGCTTCAGGCAACTGCTGCATTCAGCTTGCCGGGTTGTCACAATCTGTCGTCACTGTCGCCCCCCGTAGACTGGGCAACCGCGCAAACCATTGATACTGCAGTTCAACCACCCGTATTCCCGGACAGGCAATTCGATATTCAACATTACGGCGCTGTTGCCGATGGTCAATCACTCAGCACCGGTGCAATAAACAGCGCCATTATCGCGTGCCACAAGGCGGGAGGAGGACGCGTGCTGGTGCCTGCCGGGCACTATCTGACTGGTGCCGTTCACCTGCTATCCAATGTTGAGCTTCACCTGGCCGAAAACGCGCGGCTTAGTTTTAGCCGAGACCCAAATGACTATCTGCCAGCTGTTTTTACACGATGGGAAGGGGTCGAATACATGGGCTATTCGCCTTTGATTTACGCCTACCAGGCGGAAAACATCGGCATTACCGGCACAGGTGTTCTTGATGGCAGTGCCAGCGAAATGCACTGGTGGCCGTGGAAAGGTACGAGCGAGTGGGCACGCCCCGGCTTTGCATCACAGGACAATAGCCGCGCCCAGTTGTTTGCACAGGCGGAGGCCGGCGTCCCACCTCGGCAACGTCACTACAGCGACGGGCACTATCTGCGCCCCCCGTTTATCCAGCCGTACCAGTGCCGCAATGTGTTATTGGAAGATGTCACCATCATCAATGCGCCCTTCTGGCTGGTGCATCCGGTCCTGTGTGACAACGTCACCGCCCGGCGCCTGCACCTCCAAAGTCTCGGCCCCAATTCTGACGGGTGCAACCCGGAAAGCTGTCGCAACGTATTAATAGAGCATTGTTTTTTCGATACTGGCGATGACTGCATCGCCATTAAATCCGGACGCAATGCCGACGGGCGACGACTGAATATTCCCAGCGAAAATATCGTGATACGCCATTGTGAAATGCGTGCTGGCCACGGCGGTGTGGTTATTGGCAGTGAGATTTCCGGCGGAGTTCGCAACGTTTATGCGCACGACAACCGCATGAGCAGTCCAGACCTGGAGCGCGGTTTCCGCATAAAGACCAACTCAGTCAGGGGTGGATTAATCGAGAACATTTACCTGCGTGACATTCAAATCGGTCAGGTAAAAGATGCCATCGTAATAAATTTTCATTACGAAGAAGGCGACGCTGGAAAATTCGATCCGACAGTACGCAACATCAACCTGGACAATATCAGTTGCGAACACGCCCAACAGGTATTCCAAATTCGCGGATTCGACCGCGCGCCCATAAAACAACTCTCGATCACCAATTCAACATTCAACCGTGCGCGCAGCGCAGGTGTAATTGAGCATGTCGACGGACTGACCTTATCGGGCGTATCGGTGAACGGCAAACCCTATGGTGCGGCGACATGA